One Paroedura picta isolate Pp20150507F chromosome 3, Ppicta_v3.0, whole genome shotgun sequence genomic window carries:
- the LOC143834325 gene encoding E3 ubiquitin-protein ligase TRIM7-like: MASGGPVEELCEEASCAVCLDFFRDPVVLAECGHSFCRACLARCWGESARKAPCPQCRRKAQPGNLTPNRQLASVAEIARKLRRQQGTEDEPPGGVCEKRREPLELCRKDDEAPLRVVGDGAQEQPDRTVAPADEAAQEDQDEFCSCLQMLKKKGAEITAHKTDVAVKSQDLLRQTGVERQKVVAELRKMHQFLEEQEKLLLAQVEEVEKEIAREKEQELARLSTELSSLESLIQEVEKKIQHPVAEFLQDTGSTLQRCEEKEEGRNPAAFTLKLMWRVQELCDRTGSLEVNLSLFKDTLPFQLRMQKAANVILDPNTANPHLILSEDRKSVRWESTAQELPRSPERFDNYPVVLGCEGFMEGCHYWECSVGSKGLWTVGVAKNSVSRKGPHSFSPEGGIWAVEKYGISYYGRCFYPRPYPPLSLSGELKRVRVHLNYPEGHVTFFDGDRNTLLYKFSDASFQGETLFPFFQVFRSGHVSLSL; this comes from the exons ATGGCGTCGGGGGGTCCCGTCGAGGAGCTGTGCGAGGAGGCCTCCTGCGCCGTCTGCCTCGACTTCTTCAGGGACCCCGTGGTGCTCGCCGAGTGCGGCCACAGCTTCTGCCGCGCCTGCCTGGCCCGCTGCTGGGGGGAGTCCGCCCGCAAGGCTCCCTGCCCGCAGTGCCGGAGGAAGGCTCAGCCCGGGAACCTGACGCCGAACCGGCAGCTGGCCAGCGTGGCCGAGATCGCCAGGAAGCTCCGTCGGCAGCAGGGCACGGAGGACGAGCCCCCGGGGGGCGTCTGCGAGAAGCGCCGGGAGCCCCTGGAGCTCTGCCGGAAGGACGACGAAGCCCCCCTCCGCGTGGTCGGCGACGGCGCCCAGGAGCAGCCCGATCGCACGGTCGCACCTGCGGACGAGGCTGCCCAGGAGGACCAG GATGAATTTTGCAGCTGCCTTCAGATGCTGAAGAAGAAGGGAGCAGAAATCACTGCACACAAAACGGATGTAGCAGTGAAAAGCCAAGACCTGCTT AGGCAAACCGGAGTGGAGCGGCAGAAGGTGGTGGCTGAGCTCAGAAAGATGCACCAGTTTCTGGAGGAACAGGAGAAGCTTCTGCTGGCCCAGGTGGAAGAGGTGGAGAAGGAGATTGCAAGAGAAAAGGAGCAAGAGCTGGCCAGGCTCTCCACGGAGCTCTCCTCTCTTGAGAGTCTCATCCAGGAGGTGGAGAAGAAAATTCAACATCCAGTGGCTGAATTCCTCCAG gatACCGGGAGCACCTTGCAGAG GTGCgaggaaaaagaagagggcaggaatccaGCTGCTTTTACTCTGAAGCTGATGTGGAGAGTCCAGGAGCTTTGTGACAGAACCGGCTCTCTGGAGGTTAACCTGAGCTTATTTAAAG ataccctgCCATTTCAGCTGCGGATGCAGAAAG CGGCTAACGTGATTCTGGATCCCAACACAGCCAACCCCCACCTCATCCTGTCTGAGGATCGGAAAAGCGTGCGATGGGAGAGCACAGCTCAAGAGCTGCCCAGGAGTCCTGAGAGATTTGACAATTATCCCGTGGTGCTAGGGTGTGAGGGGTTCATGGAAGGCTGCCATTACTGGGAATGCAGTGTGGGAAGTAAGGGCTTATGGACAGTTGGGGTCGCAAAAAACTCTGTCAGCAGGAAGGGCCCACACAGCTTTAGCCCCGAGGGAGGGATCTGGGCTGTGGAGAAGTATGGGATTTCGTACTATGGCCGCTGTTTTTACCCTCGCCCTTACCCTCCCCTGTCCCTGAGTGGGGAGCTCAAGAGGGTCCGAGTGCATCTGAACTATCCTGAGGGGCACGTGACCTTTTTTGATGGTGACAGAAACACCCTTCTCTACAAATTCTCAGATGCCTCCTTCCAAGGGGAgacccttttccccttctttcaggTATTCAGAAGCGGCCACGtcagtctttccctttaa